CCGACAAGCTTGGATGCACTTGATTCCATTCCCTGTGATTGAGAACAGTTAGATATAACCAACAAAAGGACATATTAATGGAGTGAAACCAAGAGAACTCCTAATGGAAAGTCATGCCATACCTTCTCTCGGACAAATCTAGGCAAAGCAATAGATGCAAGATTACACACAGCTGTTTCTGTTGGACTTGTGTACTCAATAATCTCAGTGCAGAGGTTGGAAGATTTGATGGTACCTAGGTTCTGCTGGTTGCTCTTTCTATTGCATGTATCCTACATGAACAATAAGATCAGACAAAACACTAGACTATTCCCGTGAACATCAATGTAGAACAATAGCTCAGAGAACATATATTATAGACAAAATTTCCTCACCTTAAAAAGCATGTAGGGGTTTCCAGTTTCAATTTGAGCCTTCAGTATTTCAAACCACAAAGTCTGGGCCTGGACAACCTTCTTTGCTTTACCCTACATACAGAGAAAACAATAGTAGTTAGCTTTTACTTCCAGAGACTAATAAGACATAAACAGACACGTTTCATAATGTACCACAAGCAAATTTAAGTAGCAGAGCAGACCAACAATAGTTACCTCTCTTTCATAGCGCAAATAcaacttttcaaattcttcaccCCAAACATCTGCCAATCCTGGAGATTCACTTGGACAGAAAAGTGACCATTGCCCATTACTTTGAACCCTTTTCATGAATAGATCAGGCACCCAAAGGGCATAAAACAGATCCCGAGCACGATGCTCTTCCTGCAATATCAAGGTTCATCAACAAtgagaaaaaactatttcagaaatagttaATCAGCACCTGCTATTACACAAATGACAGAcatttgaattaaaataaacacaaaTTTGAGGCATTAATAAACTTTTACAAATTCATTGGCATATTATTTATACCTTCCCATGGTTTTTCCTGAGATCAAGAAACTCAAAGATATCTGCATGCCAAGGCTCCAAGTAGACAGCAAAAGCACCTAAATTGCAGCGCGAATAATGGATTAAAGATATGAAATATTATAAGGGCATCaccagaaaacaaaaaactagAGAAAAGAATAGAGATGGCAAGCTAAAATCACCTTTTCTCTTGCCACCCCCTTGATCTACATAACGAgctgtatcattaaatactcgCAACATCGGAACAATGCCATTGGATGTTCCATTCGTCCCACGTATGTAACTACCAGTGGCACGGATATTATGAACAGATACACCAATCCCTCCAGCTGATTTGCTGATAACAGCACACTCTTTCAAGGTATCATATATGCCCTCAATACTATCTTCTTTCATGCACACAAGGAAGCAACTGCTTAACTGCCAATATGAATCAACAGCATGATGTCAGCATATCTGAAAATTCAAAACAGAAGGAACATGCAATTCCCAATAAATATCAAATCTCGGCCTTATGCATGAAATGCACATACTTGGGGCCGAGGTGTTCCTGCATTGAACAGGGTGGGAGAAGCATGTGTGAACCATCGCTGAGACATCATATGATATGTTTTGATGGCAGAATCGATGTCATCCTTGTGAATTCCAACAGCAACCCTCATCAGCATGTGCTGTGGTCTTTCCACAACCTTCCCTTGGACCTTCAGAAGGTAAGACCTCTCAAGTGTTTTGAAACCGAAGAAGTCATAGTCAAAATCTCGATCATAGATGATTTCACTGTCCAAACGAGCAGCATTCTGCCAGACAAAAAGAAGCACAAAACTTAATCATAAGAAGAAGCCTCGCTTCTATAAGCAATCATTACATTCCAGACAAGCTACTATCTCAAGGCCTAATTTCACACGTAGGAAACATGGCCAACAAAGTTGCCAGCCAATTACCTTCATAATTATCTCATAAACATCATCAGCGATCAGAGGAGCCTTTAGCCCTGACCTCTCATTGAAATGGTAGTACATATCCTTGATCCTGCatcagaaaaaaaggaagaggaaatcAACAATTTTTTCTGTAAAGGAGATGAGAATCTTGCGCATCCCACAAGGTGATTTCAATAATACATCAGTAAGAGGTGAATTTAGCAATACTCACGTCTCTGAAAATATCTTTTTGGTGTTCTTGTGAAGATTCGAAACAGCAATCCTAGCAGCCAACTGCAAAACAACATCATGGAAAAACAAGGACATCAGATCAAGTCCTCATAATCTGTGCTTGGGGTAACGCAGCAACTGCTTATGCAAAGGTCAAATCATGCGCACTTCAGAGCCCCAATTACACCATCAccccaaaaattcaaaacctaAATGATTTAGCCAATTGGACAAACTGGACACCACTTGAACAAACACGATGGTCATACAGAAACACAAATCACCTTCTACTGCAGCATATCCATCCACCAAATCAATAATCATCGGCACGATCATTACCAGAACaacagggaaaaaaaacattcaGACAAAAGAACCCCTGACATCACGCCCAGGCCATACAGAAATCAATGCTAGAAACATCACAAGCGCTTCTAATGAAACACGAATGCGCACACGCCGCTGCACAAACACACAAGCACAATCAGGGCGGACATCAACAGGCTCGACGATCTCAATCACTTGCCCAGAGGACCCATTTCAGTTTCAAACGAACAAAAACGGACGGGGCATCCAACTCACGCAAGCATAGTCAGGGTGATTGGCGGTCATGGCGGCGGCGGTCTCTGCTGCCAATTCATCAAGCTGGCTGGTGGTGACGCCCTTGTAGACCCCGGCGCAGACCTTCTGCGCCACCGAGACAGGGTCGCAGTGCTCCGTGCTCAACCCATAACTCAGCTTCTTCAACCTCGCGGTGATCTTGTCGAAGTGCACCGACTCTTGGCGCCCGTCCCTCTTCACCACATACATCTTCACTCCTCACccccgctctctctccctctctctctgtctctgagGAATTTCTTCAAACAGGTCGCTCGCACAATCCAAAGCGGGAGATGGGTCGGATTTATATAGCGCCCCAGGTGCGCCTGCGTGCTCGGGAAGACTGAATTCGAAATTCGTAATTCAGGGTCGGCCTGGTTTTCCCTCTACTGTGGCCAATTCGggtaaagtttgaaactttgGCGCCAAAAACCGAGTTTTTCTTCTATGTGCTGGCTCGTCGTAGTTGGGAAGATTTCAACAGGGAGGGTTCGAAATTGGCTGGAGGTGAGTTGTCTTCGTGGGGCCAGATAGGCACTAATTAAAGCGACCCACCATGAGATTTGAGGGGAAACGCGAAGGAATCAGGGGAAATTAGGGCACGTAATGGAGCGTCCCCTTTTGGGGGCTTGGCGCAACTTTTCGATTTTGGCGCCCAaagatatgagagagagagagagggggggaccTCTCTTTTGATGGCAAGTTAATTCACGCTAGCTCAAATGGTTAAGAGAAATCTGgaattaaatgatcaaattcatgaatGGTCGACTTTGGTATGTTAGTTAAATCTAGGGGATGATGGAAATTAAAAGTCTCTTATGATGGAATTGATAGGTTCCCAAGTCGATTTGGTCCAACATAAGAATAAGGAATCGAATCAAAATGATCGATTTCTAATCTCTTGAACTAAGGAACAAATTAGGCTGGATAGACCGGCCGATTCCCAAACGGTCCAATGAAATTGATTAGGACACGATATTTCCGGATCTAAAGAACAAGTAAAAGACGGAATAAATAGATTAGGCaaagtcattttcattttccatattTGAACATGTctcactaggggtgtgcaaccggaccgaaAATACCTAGTTTTCGGATCGGCTCACCTGAAAAATAGGGTCGGAAACtggttcccaaaatttggaATTGGTTTGGGAATAGGTTTCGAGTGATTACCCACCCGAAAATCGATTCCCGGACCAATTTTGTAAGTAGAGGtcaaaaaccttttttttttcctctctatttctatttttactcccaCAATCACATgacatttttcttcttggctctctcaaaTATGCACGGCACTCCTCCTTTGTCATTcatcttcctcacttgcttccctccctcattgGCTCCCTCTCGCACTATTTAATGGACGGACAATGTTCGTTgccgccaaattcttgtgtattaTATGGATTGGcttgcctaatttctcttttgtaggaggagttatgcttgcataaatgaataGTTTCATGTAGTAGTTGGGGAATAAAACTAATATTAGACTCATGTTTGTTACTAATTCTTtaccttatgattttatttattataattagccctgtggattcttaatttttcgtttagtcaaaaaattcatatatttatttattacaagtgcttaatgtatcaatacaaattaagaggattacgttattttctcgtgtattaatataaaatcCAAAGTTATATAAGATATTGAGAAATTGCAAAACAGGTCCGGTGAAAACAAGGTTGGCCTTGGAACCAGATTGGAAAAACAGGGTAAATCATGTACAAAGTCAAATACAAACATGGTCAAGTATATGATCTAGAAAATAGAAACCGGTTATAACAGAGTCGGGTACAGGTCCaagtctagaccctacccaccctagaCGCGATCGCCCCTGTGTCTCACTTAATCCATTTCGTTAGGAATGAATATGGGCCTTCCCCCAATCTTACAGTCTAATTTAGAGATGCATGTGAAGCTCGCATCCAAAAGAATAGAGCATTGTCTTGATGATatgcaaaaatagaaaaagagaagaggtGAGAGTTAAAGACGAGACCATGAGAGGGAGGCGTCAAGCTCGGGTGAAAGGGACGTTAGaggtgtcaacggttcggtttggttcgatttttttgaaaaatggaaccgttagaaaaatcttctgaaccAAACCGAAACCGAACCGAATTGAATACAAACccaaccgaaatttcggttcggttcgattcggttttttggtttttggtttttaacCTTTGGTTTTcgattttcgtttttttttcctgttaaaCTTAGATTTCTCCACTTTTATTTGTTGGTtcgttcggttcggttaaccaataaaaactgaaccgaaccgaaaaatttcgggttttaatgaaaaccaaactaaatgaaaatcaaaccgaaaaaatcaaaattttcggTTCGATTACTAACATCCCTCAAGGACGTGACTTAGGTGAGAGAAGGTGGTGCCGTCTAAGAGTTGAGCGAGAAGGACGTGACTCACTGAATCGGGCAAAGGAGGGAAATAGATGCGACTATGTGTGACTCACAGTTGAGCCAGCCTTGAGAGACGAGAAGCGGTTAGGGTTTGTCTCCAATGAGTTATTGATTTAAgtgagaagaggaaaagaggaggGTTGTGTGATTCGTGAGTGGTGAATAGGGAAGAGAAGGCGTGAGGCTTAAGCGATATAGTTtactaagaaattaaaaaaaaaaatattcagttCGGTCCAGGCAGTCTAATTCATTATGGAATTGggaatcaaattgaaataattgatTCCAATTTTATAGAAATGAGAACTAAATTGGGGCTTTCAAGAATTGCTCAAAGCCGGCCAATTTCCAGTTCGATTGGTTCGTGTTGCTCACTCCTATTTTGTAGGTCTGCTTGGTTGGAAGCATGGAAATTCATTCCTCTTTTTGCCATTATCTCAAGAGAGGAAGTATTTGCAATTTGGAAAAGGACAAAGCACTTAAAAAAAGCGATGGAATTGGCCGAAAACACCACCTTGGCAATCGCCGGCTCAAAGCTCgagtgttgggaaaatatggcttcaaattgggtagaacaatgaagtcggatctttaAAGTACTCAAGtcagactttgaggcgtgatatcactttctttaaggatttatttgtcccactacgttgctaatggtcaccggcaaatttcctccaggatacaacaaagtctcaaacaagaatactagatagcaattatagtatttctccaggatatctcatgggaaacaattagaaacaatggctgtagtttctctcgaaagaaaacgaaaaaaaatgaaagaagatatgtgtttgatctcaaaacatacgtacttatctttgtctttcgaatagaggcaacccttcaaaacgttgcaaaagaacaaagacaaccttttAGGAAAGGTTGTAGGAAAGgttgtaaaatgaacaagtacgtctcaaaggttacgttgaaaagacataaaaattcggaattaaataaataataaataatcataaCTTTTCATGAGCAGTGCATTGTTTCAATAagattttataattaattttttatagaaataaatccgaatttttaataaataaaattaacgaTCGTCggttagtgccaaatctcgtccacgtgcgcactcacatcttttagatatgggacaaggcacctcttcatttgttttataaacaaattaccaacatcGAGTAGCTACAGCCACGAGCTCAAAGCTCTAGGCTCAAATGGCCATGCCGACCGCGAAATCAAGCTCTCAAGTTGATACTTACCAGCGACATTCTCTTGGACTTGaacagaaaaattttcaaaacatatAAATGCTGACGAGtagaattatatataaattgcccattattttataaatttaaataacCGTTCAAGTGTTTACAGTAAAAGAGTactttttgctttcaattaaaggCAAACAACAAACCCTTTTCCCTTGCAAAGGAGCTACTACTCTCCGTTGCTTATGTAATTTTCTAGGCAGGGGCAATAGCCTAGGAAGCCTTGGCAAGTAAGAGGGCCCTTAATCTTTATGGGGAAATCGATTACATTTACATACCTATCTAAATATTCCAAATATCAATATTTACATTTTCAACATCAAGAAccctatttttgttttttcaaaattgagttTTATTGAAGATTATTGACATCGTAGGAATGCTTACaacattttatctattttttaacgggaaaattatttttttggttcttaaactttttttttttaaattgtagcCAACAAACTTGTGAGTTATACCATTAAGTTCTTGAACTCGTaaatttttccaatcaagtcGTCTTATCTCCATTTCTAGCAaattgaagatgatgaacaatgGCCATTAGTTGAAAGAGTGGGGCAAAGATAATTAATGTTGACACATGGAAAGAAAAGCTATTGAGGCGACCTATGTAGCATCGACACTCTCCGGGATCTTCCGTGTCGTGTTCGACACTCTAACACGCTCTGATATGTGGTCAACGAGTGTTGAAAAATTCGACACGTGatcaactctctccgacacgcgagtctgGAATTTTGACACGCGATTCCGATATGTACaaggttaattttaaaaaattctaatacttgaggggtcaaaatataaatatacaaaaagaaagaaaaaaaaaagggaggctTGGTGGCTAGCTGTCGCTACTGTTGCCACCATCGGAGGAGGCCAGCGACCTCACCGGCCATAGGCGGCAGGGGGGGCCTCGCTGGGCCAGGCGAGGCCATTGCCGGCTAGCCTTGGCCGGTGAGGGCCGGCGTCGCTTAGATCTGGGCGATCCTTGTCGACCCTAGCTGACGCATCGCCCAGGCACCGCCTAGACTAGTGAGGGTCACCCTCCCTTCACCACCTCGCCGGCCCCCTTTGACGGTGGCTAGGCACACCGCTGACGGGGGCAGCAACAGTGACGTGCCAGTCACAACCCTacctcttttcactttttttttcttagttttgtttttttagaattgttttagttttttaaaagtcttttactatgaaagaagtaataaaaaatgctatatatgataaataaataaatttaaaaatatcatttcagcatttttctttaaataatgtttttcctctaagttttatgtataattgtaacaaattaaaataataaatgatattaacaaatgttaaattaatttttagtgtaaattaattctaggctattattattattattattattattattcttattcttatttatgtatttatatataaaaatatatttaatatataatgcaTCGGAACGTATtgaaaattctctatttttaagaaataacaTGTCAACGTTTTGCATCGTGTCGCGTCGCATGTCGAGTGTTCATGTTGGTACTACATAGGAGGCAACCATATTCTGCTTTCTTCgtctagtcgattacaagttGGATTatgattatgaatttttaatccAAATGGTCAATTACAAGTTTCCTTTTGGTTTTcctcaaaaaacaaaagggtaacCATAATTTCTACAGtcacatgagagagagattgtattattattatttttttttgggaggggcgTGGGGTTTAGAGTAAAggtaaattaatttattattcaaGGATCTTCAACACAAGTACATGAAAGCCACGCCACTTCAAACTCTAGGGCGAGAATTTAGCGCATCGGATTTTTCCTTTGGAGTGAATTCGGAACGAAACACAGGTGGATATTGGCAAGCACAGAAACCGTCACAATGACAATATCTTGGGTCTCCACAATCACCGACAGTGCTGCATGGTGGGTTGAGGTTTCGTGCTGCGACCATCGCTTGAGAACCTATACCAAGTAACACATGCACATCGGGTTAAACCATAAGCATTTGCAgtaaaattagagagagagatagagagagagagagagagagagagagacctaatGCAATGACCAAAAGCACGAGGAGCAGGATTGACTTTGATGAAAATTTCTCCATAATCTTGAGAAGGAGGACGAGAGATGATAAATTGGAAAAGTTGTTcactttcgttttcttttgatGAGGTTTGCTTTGCCAATCCCACCGTGTACATATTTATACAAACTTGATGACAGTGTGAATTAAAAGCTCATTTTCTCTGGATTTCGTCTTGATACGCATTAATTATGCTTTGATACACTTACTCCATATGCAACGAactgtcgatttttttttttttactcaatcACTCAAATTGGATTATTAAAGTAAAGTGCAATAAATGGACATTAACGCCCGTATTAAGATATCCTTCCTTATATTCACATAGACAATCatgaaaagaattataaaaacagaaaacatatgaaaatattacTATATGCTCTAGATGCTTGTATCCTATTTGTACGGACTACTTGATTtagaatttatcaaaagttGACTAGCTGGTCTTGTGCGTTGCATAAGGTTAATTATTCAATGTCGATTATACTTGTTAGATTGATTCTATATAACTGAAAATGTGTGAACCACCGAAGTTATGTAGGTGAGTAGCTTGTGAATTCTATCTCGATGAATTAGAAAAGAACTAAGTGCGCACCAACTCTATACATGATGAATATAACACTCCTTTCGTTTGTAATTACTTTCGAGGCAACAAGAGCGGTTGAAATGGAGTTTTGGATCGTATTTATCATTATCTGAAGTGCTAACACAAAGGCCAAGATTAGGGGTTGAGTTGATCTATTTAATTTTTGCGAAATacttaaataaaaaacttttCATAGAAGGAAAACAGATGAGTAGGTGCAAAATCATCTATCAAATAGAAGATGAATTAGttgaagagatagagagatttTCAAACAAATATATAGTTGTTCAATCATTCCCTTCGATTTATGTCCACTTTCCAAGACTAACAATCACAAATTAAGTTGGAATCCATGAGTATACTTAGGAGGCTACAGGTAGTAGAACATGCTGCTTCTACTTGAAACTTAGTAGATAGCTCTACGATACATAAGCACCTCTATCAACGTAAGCATTCTCTATTCATACATCGCAAAGCCCAAAACCCCTTCGGGGATTGtaaattagaatagaaataataaatCTCACTCAAGAGCTCGAAAGTATTCAAGACAAAAGAGAATAGAGCTTTCTATTTCTACCGCTTTCCTCATTATCCATCGAATCCGTTTTTATAAACTGCCATATGTTATTCTAGCTATTGGAAAATCCTTTATAGGTCAAATCCGTCGGATACAAAATCTCTACTTAGCCGATCTTCAAACTACACAATCAGTCTAGTCAAATTTGGTTAGAGATTATATCTGAATACTTTCACCAGAATGAGTGTCAATTCCTGAATTTCATAACGACTAGCCTCACCTTGTATTATGTCGGAAAATATGCGTGAATTGTTCGAGATCCATTTTGAATTGAGATCAATACACTGAATTAATTGAGATCAATCTAATATTGAATCTAATTAATAGGATacattatttcctttttcttatacACATATTGTACTATAATATGGAGCAATGTACATTGAATCAATACATAATAGAAATACAGAAATTCTTCTCTGCAAATTATCTTCTCCTTTCCTTCggtttcttgctttctttcataTTCGTTGTCTAGCATTATCTAGTCCATCTCTCgtttgatttgttttttgttatgaatttgttattgtctcttttatattattctcAAAGCACTAATATAAAAGTTtcaatctgtttttttttttcaattttaaacaaattaaaaatttgaaaaacttaatttggtcacaccAAAAGGCTttccaaatatatatttatcaaataaacttgcatttccctaaagcactTTTCAATTACAGTTTATCAATCAATCTTGCATTTCCCAAAACATTTTAGGCTAAAGGTCATTGCATTTGGTATATTGTATGGAAGCAGTCATGCCTGAAGTGGAAATCCCTCAAGTCAAGCTGACTCAAGCAGAGTGGATGCGATAGAGCTTAAAGTAGCTCAACATGGTTAGTGAGAAGTGATTGAAGGCTCTATATACCACGATCATTGTTATCGACAATGGATAGCGAAGTTTTTTAATCAGAAGGTTCGACCATATTTTGAAGCTAGTGATATGGTCCCATGGAAAATATTGCTGATCATTCCGGATCCCTCGAGGAAGTTCCCTCCAAACTTTAGTGGACCATATGTCGTAAGGGAAGTGCTTCCAGAGGTTCTTTGATTCTAGCGGAGATGGATGCAGCGAGTTCGCCGATTCTGTAAATTCTGAAGCTATGAAAAAGAACCACCCATGCAgcaaagtgccaaaaaagtcctaaaccttttgtctttgtgtggatttagtcttaaacctttttacattgtgccaattcagtttattccggccaattttggctagatttgcTGACTGGACGTTGGCCGGCTAACATGACCTAATCGGCGGCGACGTGGactacttttaataatattttaatatttttgatttttttgatttttctttttttcttcttctcttcttcctccagttgGTCGCCGGACCTTAGCGATTGGCCAGAGGTGACGACCGGCGAGGTCGATGtcaacctcaccggccaccttGCCAGTGGTCGCGAGGGCAGCCTCGCGCTgggcggcaaggctcgccctcgccggatctagcgagggtcgagcctcgcccatggccggcaaggGCGAGCCCGCCAACTCGGCACGAGGAGGCCTCGAGGGCGACCTCGCGCTGGGCGGGCAAGGCTCACCTCGTCGGAGGTCGtcgaaggaagagaaggagaagaaaagaaacaggaaaaagaaaagataaagaaaaagataaaaagaaaagataaagaaaaaagtcaaaaattcaaaaatattaaaatattattaaaagttgtccacgtcagccgGTCGGCATCCATTCAGCAAAATCCATATTATAATGAGTTAACTAATCAATAAAATTATGTGCCAATAAAAATATCTCTAGTTGGTACCTACCTGATTATTGCAACTTTATAGAAGTCTATGGATATACTCCAATTTATATCGAGCAAATCTCGactgatttttactttttttatttaatcaaattctTGTGGCTCCTTTTAATCCAAAAcagcaaaaaattcaaaatatataaatgttgCCAAGTAGAATTATGTACAAATTgctcattgttttttttttaaatttaaataacaaTGTAAGTGTTTACATTAAACAAgtaaattttgctttcaattaaaggCATATAAATAGAGCCTTTCTTTTCTAAAGGAGCTACTACTCTCCTGTTGCTTATGAAATTGTCTAGGCCTTGGCAAGTAAGAGGGCCCTAGTCTTTATAGGAAAAACGATTATTTTAACATACCTATCTCAAtattccaaatttcaatatttacattgccaacatcaagagccctatttttcttttctacaaaattgagttttattgaaatttatcgACTTCTTGGGAATGCCGGCAACATTCTATCATTTTATTTGAACAAGAAGATTACATATTtggttcttaaactttttttttttcacattgtAGAGAGCAAACTTTTGAGTTATACAACTAAGTCCTTAAACTCAAAGTTTTCCAATCAAGTGGTCTTATCTCCATTTCTAGCAaattgaagatgatgaacaatgGCCATCAGTTCAAAGCTTGGTGTAGAGATCATTAATGTTGATGTCACGCCTTGATCttcgagcgcgtgcccatccctcggtggtcgataaatttCGCGACATTCCCAAAATGctttgccgacccattcattttataataTGCATGTGGAAGCGAACAATTACCCTTGACAACAAAAGCTTGGGagagaaaagcaggacaacaaatCAGAAACAAGACAAGCCTTTTATAAACATTTCAGGTTTATACACAATACTAGGCTATTTACAAAAGATTGACTCAACTAAatgggaactgtcctatgacccaCTAGTTAGACATGTTCACCGATTCTTTGGTCTCTTCCTTATCAAACTTTGAAGCTTCAAGTCCTCCTCAATTGCCATCCAATGACCTAAAAATGTTATTCCACAACGGGATGAaacgacgtctcagcaagttcaccccctaagcttcgactaggaagaaaatacaccccaagagctgcctaagcacaaacacaagtcagatgacttaccattgcctcaattccttcttgcaagtcagtataatttataaattcaatgaaTCATTTCAACACCTCAAAGCATTAAATTAGATCAAGtcctcgatcaatcgactcagtcgactCTGTTaaagaaaactcatttattgttttgaagttgacaaaacatttccaaaagtctagtctgaagacttgcagactcaagTACTATAGTTTGAAGAACTCTAGACTCTACCaccaaagtctgaagaccgttagactttaatctcaaagtctaccctcactaaCAGTTTTCAGACCGAGGAATGAAGACTTATTCAGATGCAGGATTATCTTCAAGAATTCGATCCGTATGGTTTTGGAAGTCCTTATAGCTGGATATAGCACATTATGATCAATTAtatttattggaatcaatttggataatcaaATCGTTTGAAAGGTGAAAATACTTGGAAgtttctacttatggaaaccaagatcctgattgtatgggcgaggaggattgatgggctttcatcTCGATCTTCAAACCACTcgagatcttcttaattgattttgtccaatgggtagattggaagaattcatttggaaagtgccaacggttgtgaaggcacaaaggagtatttaaggcggactctCCAAATTGTTTGAAgaagtgcgtgaaagaaaaattttaaagtctgaaatttcccatttctttgctatttcatttgTCGAGCTtaatttgtattcaaaagagagagcaaatacttgtgagactttggaagagtgtagtagagttttTACACTATAaagtcaaggacgtgagactataaaatctcttttgattcatagtgaaatccagccagtgggctgtcagtgcgggagagtgaacataggcttgatctaagccgaaccactacaAACttcgtgtttctattctcttcccttaactcttttATTCATtcgtaaatttatttaattgctaaACTTGCTCTAGTCCATTACTTCGTAGATTCCCgtttgaa
This region of Eucalyptus grandis isolate ANBG69807.140 chromosome 8, ASM1654582v1, whole genome shotgun sequence genomic DNA includes:
- the LOC104415850 gene encoding ribonucleoside-diphosphate reductase large subunit isoform X2, coding for MYVVKRDGRQESVHFDKITARLKKLSYGLSTEHCDPVSVAQKVCAGVYKGVTTSQLDELAAETAAAMTANHPDYACLAARIAVSNLHKNTKKIFSETIKDMYYHFNERSGLKAPLIADDVYEIIMKNAARLDSEIIYDRDFDYDFFGFKTLERSYLLKVQGKVVERPQHMLMRVAVGIHKDDIDSAIKTYHMMSQRWFTHASPTLFNAGTPRPQLSSCFLVCMKEDSIEGIYDTLKECAVISKSAGGIGVSVHNIRATGSYIRGTNGTSNGIVPMLRVFNDTARYVDQGGGKRKGAFAVYLEPWHADIFEFLDLRKNHGKEEHRARDLFYALWVPDLFMKRVQSNGQWSLFCPSESPGLADVWGEEFEKLYLRYEREGKAKKVVQAQTLWFEILKAQIETGNPYMLFKDTCNRKSNQQNLGTIKSSNLCTEIIEYTSPTETAVCNLASIALPRFVREKGMESSASKLVGSRGFKNRYFDFDKLAEVTAIVTTNLNKIIDVNYYPVETARRSNLRHRPIGIGVQGLADTFILLGMAFDSPEAQQLNKDIFETIYYHALKASTELAAKEGSYETYEGSPVSKGVLQPDMWNVTPSDRWDWVALRNMISKNGVRNSLLIAPMPTASTSQILGNNECFEPYTSNIYSRRVLSGEFVVVNKHLLHDLTEMGLWSPFVKNKIIIENGSVHNISEVPEELKLIYKTVWEIKQKTLVDMAADRGSYIDQSQSLNIHMDQPNFGKLTSLHFYAWTRGLKTGMYYLRTRAAADAIKFTVDTSVIKEPAAAQDDDTKMAQVVCSLTNREECMACGS
- the LOC104415850 gene encoding ribonucleoside-diphosphate reductase large subunit isoform X1 → MYVVKRDGRQESVHFDKITARLKKLSYGLSTEHCDPVSVAQKVCAGVYKGVTTSQLDELAAETAAAMTANHPDYACLAARIAVSNLHKNTKKIFSETIKDMYYHFNERSGLKAPLIADDVYEIIMKNAARLDSEIIYDRDFDYDFFGFKTLERSYLLKVQGKVVERPQHMLMRVAVGIHKDDIDSAIKTYHMMSQRWFTHASPTLFNAGTPRPQLSSCFLVCMKEDSIEGIYDTLKECAVISKSAGGIGVSVHNIRATGSYIRGTNGTSNGIVPMLRVFNDTARYVDQGGGKRKGAFAVYLEPWHADIFEFLDLRKNHGKEEHRARDLFYALWVPDLFMKRVQSNGQWSLFCPSESPGLADVWGEEFEKLYLRYEREGKAKKVVQAQTLWFEILKAQIETGNPYMLFKDTCNRKSNQQNLGTIKSSNLCTEIIEYTSPTETAVCNLASIALPRFVREKGMESSASKLVGSRGFKNRYFDFDKLAEVCIITHCIHYLLCDSITFCDEAYVLVMSGQVTAIVTTNLNKIIDVNYYPVETARRSNLRHRPIGIGVQGLADTFILLGMAFDSPEAQQLNKDIFETIYYHALKASTELAAKEGSYETYEGSPVSKGVLQPDMWNVTPSDRWDWVALRNMISKNGVRNSLLIAPMPTASTSQILGNNECFEPYTSNIYSRRVLSGEFVVVNKHLLHDLTEMGLWSPFVKNKIIIENGSVHNISEVPEELKLIYKTVWEIKQKTLVDMAADRGSYIDQSQSLNIHMDQPNFGKLTSLHFYAWTRGLKTGMYYLRTRAAADAIKFTVDTSVIKEPAAAQDDDTKMAQVVCSLTNREECMACGS